From one Lolium rigidum isolate FL_2022 chromosome 4, APGP_CSIRO_Lrig_0.1, whole genome shotgun sequence genomic stretch:
- the LOC124649839 gene encoding uncharacterized protein LOC124649839 — translation MSSSDHEQAAMEQDGAGRGDQVPSPASLSAKKLWRMLRAVHLVLVRGLGKHQPKLAALGVNLHHMLSSSKRHHQHLGAATGDQSPALTTYLSAALSCRSMDPAAAVHPYPRRGGHGGGASSMSCRSMDPGAAVYQQYQYRPREVEFSFKSTPLHRRRRRTQRHRDQGLLQKQQLEDLPEYGSAAKVKTLFELMDGDDDVDDDGDMESAIPWAASAPVGRLPPRQVRITDSPFLAREDDEVGSMGVVDRRADEFILWFHDQLRIQQHQQQQQGPSSRDRTTYCFR, via the coding sequence ATGAGCAGTAGTGATCACGAGCAGGCGGCCATGGAGCAGGATGGCGCCGGCCGTGGCGATCAGGTGCCATCGCCGGCGTCGTTGAGCGCAAAGAAGCTGTGGCGCATGCTGCGCGCTGTGCACCTCGTCCTTGTCAGGGGCCTCGGCAAGCACCAGCCCAAGCTCGCCGCGCTCGGCGTCAACCTGCACCACATGCTGTCGTCGTCCAAGCGCCACCACCAACACCTCGGGGCGGCGACGGGGGATCAGAGCCCGGCCCTGACGACCTACCTGTCGGCGGCGCTCTCCTGCCGGTCCATGGACCCGGCCGCCGCGGTGCACCCGTACCCGCGGCGCGgcgggcacggcggcggtgccTCCTCGATGTCGTGCCGGTCCATGGACCCCGGCGCCGCCGTGTACCAACAGTACCAGTACCGCCCCCGCGAGGTCGAGTTCAGCTTCAAAAGCACGCCGCTGCACAggcggcgccgccgcacgcagCGGCACCGGGATCAGGGCCTCCTGCAAAAGCAGCAGCTCGAGGACCTTCCGGAGTACGGCTCTGCCGCCAAGGTGAAGACGCTGTTCGAACTGATGGACGGCGACGATGACgtggacgacgacggcgacatgGAGAGCGCGATACCGTGGGCAGCATCCGCGCCGGTCGGCCGGCTGCCGCCGCGACAGGTTCGGATCACTGATTCGCCGTTCCTGGCGAGGGAGGACGACGAGGTCGGGAGCATGGGCGTGGTCGACCGGCGCGCCGACGAGTTCATCCTGTGGTTCCACGACCAGCTGCGCATCCAACAAcaccaacagcaacaacaagGCCCCTCCTCGAGGGATCGCACCACGTACTGTTTTAGGTAG
- the LOC124649840 gene encoding GATA transcription factor 12-like, whose product MEVAAAAAADCPAGGGGLVEVKKEAGAGDLFLVDDLLDLPCDDDEEEEQVAEAAGLEDGAVGGAAGEAGNDASADSSTVTAVDSCSNSLSGGLADGDFSGGLCEPYDQLAELEWLSNYMGGDDNFPTEDLRKLQLISGIPSPSQKLAAKAAAAAPPTRAPALAPPPGMLHSEAGPVSVPGKARSKRSRVAPCNWSSRLLVLPPAPASPPSPASGVLSPSESGTGFQAFPHKRPPKASAKKKEGGGPTAPPLSAAAQAAAEGRRCLHCETDKTPQWRTGPMGPKTLCNACGVRYKSGRLVPEYRPAASPTFEPSVHSNSHRKVVELRRQKDTPPTQHQQQMLLHHQHQPRHQHQQFGAGPGLIHVPSPLLFDGPAPPGAAADEFLIRNRIGPDHRQLI is encoded by the exons atggaggtggcggcggcggcggcggccgactgtccggccggcggcggcgggctggtTGAGGTTAAGAAGGAGGCCGGCGCCGGGGACCTGTTTCTCGTGGACGACCTCCTCGACCTGCcgtgcgacgacgacgaggaggaggagcaggtggcggaggcggcggggttGGAGGACGGGGCTGTTGGCGGCGCCGCCGGGGAGGCCGGGAACGACGCGTCCGCCGACTCGTCGACGGTGACCGCCGTCGACAGCTGCAGCAACtccctctccggcggcctcgccgacgGCGACTTCTCCGGCGGCCTCTGCGAGCCG TACGACCAGCTGGCGGAGCTGGAATGGCTGTCCAACTACATGGGCGGCGACGACAACTTCCCCACCGAGGACCTCCGCAAGCTGCAGCTCATCTCCGGCATCCCCTCGCCGTCCCAGAAGCTGGCGGccaaggctgcggcggcggcgcctcccacTCGCGCGCCCGCCcttgcgccgccgccggggaTGCTGCACTCGGAGGCGGGGCCGGTGTCGGTGCCGGGCAAGGCGCGCAGCAAGCGGTCCCGCGTGGCGCCCTGCAACTGGTCCTCCCGCCTGCTGGTGCTCCCGCCGGCGCCCGCCTCGCCGCCGTCCCCGGCGTCCGGGGTCTTGTCGCCGTCCGAGTCCGGCACCGGCTTCCAGGCCTTCCCGCACAAGAGGCCCCCCAAGGCCTCTGCCAAGAAGAAGGAGGGCGGCGGCCCCACGGCGCCGCCGCTGAGCGCCGCGGCGCAGGCGGCTGCGGAGGGGCGGAGGTGCCTGCACTGCGAGACGGACAAGACCCCGCAGTGGCGGACGGGGCCCATGGGGCCCAAGACGCTGTGCAACGCGTGCGGGGTGCGGTACAAGTCCGGGCGGCTGGTGCCCGAGTACCGGCCGGCGGCCAGCCCCACGTTCGAGCCGTCCGTGCACTCCAACTCCCACCGCAAGGTGGTGGAGCTGCGGCGCCAGAAGGACACCCCGCCCACGCAGCACCAGCAGCAGATGCTCCTGCACCACCAGCACCAGCCGCGCCACCAGCACCAGCAGTTTGGCGCCGGGCCGGGCCTCATCCACGTGCCCAGCCCGCTGCTCTTCGACGGGCCGGCGCCGCCCGGCGCCGCGGCGGACGAGTTCCTCATCCGCAACCGCATTGGCCCCGACCACCGGCAGCTCATCTAG